In a genomic window of Vicinamibacteria bacterium:
- a CDS encoding aminotransferase class I/II-fold pyridoxal phosphate-dependent enzyme, whose amino-acid sequence MTDPPLPNDLGDFARDPGPNPGGRISKMATGLVGSEILRISGEIRALVAGGHPVCDLTVGDFSSRHFPIPERLSTDICDALKNGETNYPPANGVAELRRAVGRFYARELGLLYPQEAVLIAGGARPLIYCLYRTVCDPGDRVVYPVPSWNNNHYAHLAGAVGVPVPCRPQERFLPTRENLASSLRGARLLCLNSPLNPAGTAFTAEALDGICEVVIAENETRGRRGERPLYLMYDHIYWMLCFGGTVHVTPPQLRAEMARYTVFVDGISKAFAATGLRVGWAVGPADVIDRMSAVLGHVGAWAPRAEQVATVGLLDDVSGIRAFHATFKQNVQARLARLHDGLQALKAAGLPVESVPPMGAIYLTARLYPFGRRTPAGGVLQTNEDVRRFVLQAAGIGLVPFQAFGAPDEDGWFRLSVGAVGEPDIEAALPRLAKALRSLA is encoded by the coding sequence ATGACCGATCCGCCTCTCCCTAACGATCTCGGCGACTTCGCCCGCGACCCCGGGCCCAACCCCGGGGGCCGCATCTCCAAGATGGCCACCGGTCTGGTGGGCTCAGAGATCCTCCGTATCTCTGGAGAGATTCGCGCCCTCGTCGCCGGGGGCCACCCCGTCTGCGACCTCACGGTGGGGGACTTCAGCTCCCGGCACTTCCCGATCCCCGAGCGGCTCTCCACCGACATTTGCGATGCTCTGAAAAACGGCGAGACCAACTACCCTCCCGCGAACGGAGTGGCTGAGCTTCGGCGAGCGGTGGGGCGCTTCTATGCACGGGAGCTGGGCCTGCTCTACCCCCAAGAGGCAGTACTGATCGCGGGCGGAGCGCGACCCCTGATCTACTGTCTCTACCGGACGGTCTGCGATCCGGGGGACCGCGTGGTCTACCCGGTTCCGAGCTGGAACAACAACCACTACGCACACCTGGCAGGGGCGGTCGGGGTCCCGGTGCCCTGCCGGCCCCAAGAGCGCTTCCTGCCCACGCGGGAGAATCTGGCGAGCTCCCTCCGCGGGGCCCGCCTCTTGTGCCTGAACTCGCCCCTGAATCCCGCCGGGACCGCCTTCACCGCCGAAGCCCTCGACGGCATTTGCGAGGTGGTGATAGCGGAGAACGAGACCCGCGGCCGGAGGGGGGAGCGGCCACTCTACCTGATGTACGACCACATCTACTGGATGCTCTGCTTCGGCGGAACCGTCCACGTGACCCCCCCGCAGCTCCGGGCGGAGATGGCTCGCTACACTGTCTTCGTGGACGGGATCAGCAAGGCCTTCGCCGCCACCGGCTTGCGGGTGGGATGGGCGGTGGGCCCGGCGGACGTCATTGACCGGATGTCGGCGGTGCTCGGCCACGTGGGTGCCTGGGCCCCGCGCGCCGAACAAGTCGCCACCGTGGGGCTTCTCGACGACGTTTCCGGAATCCGCGCGTTCCACGCCACCTTCAAGCAGAACGTTCAGGCCCGGCTCGCCCGGCTGCACGACGGTCTCCAGGCCCTCAAGGCCGCGGGCTTGCCGGTGGAGAGCGTCCCCCCCATGGGCGCCATCTACCTCACCGCCCGCCTCTACCCTTTCGGACGGCGAACCCCTGCGGGCGGGGTATTGCAGACCAACGAGGACGTGCGGCGCTTCGTGCTACAGGCCGCGGGCATAGGCCTCGTTCCCTTCCAGGCCTTCGGCGCTCCCGACGAGGATGGCTGGTTCCGCCTGAGCGTGGGCGCGGTCGGAGAGCCCGACATTGAGGCGGCGCTGCCCCGCCTGGCCAAGGCCCTCCGCTCGCTCGCCTGA
- a CDS encoding endonuclease/exonuclease/phosphatase family protein, producing MRLRVLSYNIHRAIGVDRRFRPERIARILEAHDPDVVLLQEVDEGVPRSREMNLARELAAWLDYRHLAIGHNVTLRKGRYGNATLSRHPIQRERNIDLTVGPHKRRGCQHTRIALPGPFGGRHPLEVFNLHLGLSARERQNQVGMLTRSREFAALSPDVACLVGGDFNDWRSQLEPIFLDRLAFRSATGGDRRRERAVPTFPSFFPQGSLDRIYYRGPLRLLAGRRCRLSLSRVASDHLPIVVDFDFA from the coding sequence ATGAGGCTGCGCGTGCTCAGCTACAACATCCATCGAGCCATCGGTGTGGATCGCCGCTTTCGACCGGAGCGGATCGCACGCATCCTCGAGGCCCACGATCCCGACGTCGTCCTCCTCCAGGAGGTGGACGAAGGGGTGCCGCGCTCCCGGGAGATGAACCTGGCCCGCGAGCTGGCCGCGTGGCTGGACTATCGCCACCTGGCCATCGGCCACAACGTCACCTTGCGCAAGGGCCGCTACGGGAACGCCACCTTGAGCCGCCACCCGATCCAGCGCGAGCGCAACATCGACCTCACGGTGGGCCCCCACAAGCGGCGGGGGTGCCAGCACACCCGCATTGCCCTCCCCGGCCCTTTTGGCGGGCGTCATCCGCTGGAGGTCTTTAACCTGCACCTCGGCCTCTCCGCCCGCGAGCGGCAGAACCAGGTTGGCATGCTCACGCGCTCGCGGGAGTTCGCCGCTCTCTCCCCGGATGTGGCCTGTCTGGTGGGGGGCGACTTCAATGATTGGCGCTCACAGCTGGAGCCGATCTTCCTGGATCGGCTCGCCTTTCGCTCCGCCACCGGCGGCGATCGCCGGCGCGAGCGGGCGGTCCCAACCTTCCCTTCTTTCTTCCCCCAGGGCAGCCTGGACCGGATCTACTACCGGGGCCCCCTGCGCCTCCTCGCGGGGCGTCGCTGCCGACTCAGCCTGTCCCGCGTGGCCAGCGACCACTTACCGATCGTGGTCGATTTCGACTTCGCGTGA
- a CDS encoding methionine aminotransferase: protein MSARPYLSSRLRKVGTSIFAEMTQLAVQHQAVNLGQGYPDFDGPDFVKEAAVAAIRSGHNQYCRTSGLPELVRAIAAHQRRFYGLEYDPETEVTVYAGATEGICATLQGLLEAGDEVILFEPFYDAYPAALAMAGAVPRVVTLGGAGFRYDPAALEAAVSPRTRALLLNSPNNPAGKVFTRDELTHIAEVCRRHDILAITDEVYEHIVFEGEHIPLASLPGMRERVVSISSTGKSFSLTGWKIGYSCASPAISAALRTAHQFITFCSATPFQHALVAALETGDAYYQALGADYRARRDRLCGGLTEAGFRVLTPAGTYFAQADIRPLGFEDGVDFCRELPARVGVAAIPTSAFYRNRAEARHLVRFAFCKTDATLDEAIRRLKGLRPGS from the coding sequence ATGAGCGCTCGGCCCTACCTGAGCTCCCGGCTACGGAAGGTTGGGACCTCCATCTTCGCGGAGATGACGCAGCTCGCCGTTCAGCACCAGGCGGTGAACCTTGGCCAGGGCTATCCGGACTTTGATGGCCCCGACTTCGTAAAGGAGGCGGCGGTAGCGGCCATCCGCTCCGGCCACAACCAGTACTGCCGAACGAGCGGACTGCCCGAGCTGGTCCGCGCCATCGCAGCTCACCAGCGGCGCTTCTATGGCCTCGAGTACGACCCCGAGACCGAGGTGACGGTGTACGCGGGAGCCACGGAGGGGATCTGCGCCACTCTCCAGGGCCTGCTGGAGGCGGGAGACGAGGTCATACTGTTCGAGCCCTTCTACGATGCCTACCCCGCGGCCTTGGCCATGGCGGGGGCGGTGCCCCGGGTGGTGACCCTAGGGGGGGCCGGGTTCCGCTATGACCCCGCGGCCCTGGAGGCCGCGGTCAGCCCCCGCACCCGGGCCCTGCTCCTGAACAGCCCCAACAACCCCGCGGGGAAGGTCTTCACCCGCGACGAGCTCACGCACATCGCCGAGGTCTGTCGGCGCCATGACATCCTGGCCATCACCGATGAAGTCTACGAGCACATCGTGTTTGAGGGCGAGCACATCCCCCTGGCCAGCCTGCCCGGGATGCGTGAGCGCGTAGTCAGTATCTCCTCCACCGGCAAGAGCTTCAGCCTCACGGGCTGGAAGATCGGTTACTCCTGCGCCTCCCCCGCTATCAGCGCGGCCCTCCGCACCGCCCATCAGTTCATCACCTTCTGCAGCGCGACGCCCTTCCAGCACGCGCTGGTGGCGGCTCTGGAGACGGGGGATGCGTACTACCAGGCCCTAGGCGCTGACTACCGCGCGCGGCGTGACCGCCTGTGTGGGGGGCTAACCGAGGCCGGTTTCCGCGTCCTCACGCCGGCGGGGACGTACTTCGCGCAGGCCGACATCCGGCCCTTGGGCTTCGAGGACGGCGTGGACTTCTGCCGGGAGCTTCCCGCCCGGGTGGGGGTGGCCGCCATTCCCACGAGCGCCTTCTACCGGAACCGTGCCGAGGCTCGCCACCTCGTGCGGTTCGCCTTCTGCAAGACCGATGCGACCCTGGACGAGGCTATCCGGCGGCTCAAGGGCCTTCGGCCAGGTTCGTGA
- the pdxS gene encoding pyridoxal 5'-phosphate synthase lyase subunit PdxS, with protein sequence MEEKKTGTPTLKTGLAEMLKGGVIMDVTNDVQARIAEDAGAVAVMALERVPADIRRDGGVARMADPAIIARIMEAVTIPVMAKCRIGHFAEARVLEALGVDFIDESEVLTPADEAHHVDKFAFKVPFVCGCRDLGEALRRIGEGAALVRTKGEAGTGNVVEAVRHMRAVRSGIRRLTVLGPEELMAEAKALGAPYELVRLLAAEGRLPVPNFAAGGIATPADAALMMALGAESVFVGSGIFKSSDPAKRARAIVRATTHYQDPAVVAEVSRGLGEAMPGLETAGLPESERLQTRGW encoded by the coding sequence ATGGAGGAGAAGAAGACGGGAACACCGACCCTAAAGACCGGGCTGGCGGAGATGCTGAAGGGTGGCGTGATCATGGACGTCACCAACGACGTCCAAGCCCGGATCGCTGAAGATGCAGGGGCGGTGGCAGTCATGGCCCTGGAGCGGGTCCCCGCCGACATTCGTCGGGACGGGGGCGTGGCCCGAATGGCCGACCCCGCGATCATCGCGCGGATCATGGAAGCGGTCACGATCCCCGTCATGGCCAAATGCCGGATCGGACACTTCGCGGAGGCCCGGGTCCTGGAAGCACTCGGCGTGGACTTCATCGATGAGAGCGAGGTACTGACCCCCGCCGACGAGGCGCACCATGTGGACAAGTTCGCATTCAAGGTTCCCTTCGTCTGCGGTTGCCGGGACCTGGGCGAAGCCCTGCGGCGGATCGGGGAAGGGGCAGCCCTCGTCCGCACCAAGGGCGAGGCGGGTACCGGGAACGTAGTGGAGGCGGTGCGTCACATGCGCGCGGTGAGATCGGGCATCCGGCGCCTCACGGTCCTGGGGCCCGAAGAGCTGATGGCTGAGGCCAAGGCCCTGGGCGCGCCCTACGAGCTTGTGCGTTTGTTGGCGGCCGAGGGCCGGCTGCCGGTCCCTAATTTTGCGGCCGGAGGCATCGCCACACCAGCCGACGCTGCCCTCATGATGGCGCTCGGCGCGGAGTCAGTTTTCGTCGGCTCCGGCATCTTCAAGTCCTCGGACCCCGCTAAGCGCGCACGGGCTATCGTGCGTGCCACCACCCACTATCAGGACCCGGCGGTGGTGGCCGAGGTGTCTCGGGGCCTCGGCGAGGCCATGCCCGGCCTGGAGACTGCGGGCCTTCCCGAATCCGAACGGCTGCAGACCCGAGGCTGGTGA
- a CDS encoding cyclopropane-fatty-acyl-phospholipid synthase family protein — protein sequence MTAALGEGLPGLRGAGQEKGWEAEGRAGALDRWLLARLAKALEGVPIRLALWDGTERLAAPEAPVARVRFRNRRALFAVLRDPEFAFGEAYASGNLAVEGDLVSALVGIDRVVDAPRRGGRRRPRPRNHGLGAARENVHHHYNLGNDFYRLWLDEEMLYTCAYFPRPDDSLEVAQRAKMDHVCRKLGLKPGDRVVEAGCGWGALALHMARAYGATVTAFNISREQIQHARRRAAEDGLADRVEFREDDYRAIRGRFDAFVSVGMVEHVGLENYRTLGEVIDRSLEPQRGRGLLHFIGRNRPAPLNAWIERRIFPGAYPPSLTEVVDGVLAPFDFSVLDVENLRLHYARTIEHWRHRLDTAAETVAAHFGVPFLRAWRLYLAGSEAAFRSGSMQLFQIGFARGVTNEIPWTRAHLYTDLIP from the coding sequence ATGACCGCCGCGCTCGGAGAGGGCCTACCCGGCCTGCGCGGGGCGGGCCAAGAGAAGGGCTGGGAGGCGGAGGGGCGGGCGGGCGCCCTCGATCGTTGGCTGCTCGCCCGGCTGGCCAAAGCGCTAGAGGGCGTGCCCATCCGCCTCGCGCTCTGGGATGGGACGGAACGCCTCGCGGCCCCCGAGGCGCCAGTCGCCCGCGTGCGCTTTCGCAACCGCCGGGCCCTCTTCGCGGTTCTGAGGGACCCGGAGTTCGCGTTCGGCGAAGCCTACGCCTCCGGGAACCTCGCGGTGGAAGGAGACCTCGTATCGGCCCTGGTCGGCATCGACCGGGTTGTGGACGCGCCGCGCCGGGGAGGGCGGCGTCGCCCGCGTCCGCGGAACCACGGCCTGGGTGCGGCGCGCGAGAACGTGCACCATCACTACAACCTCGGGAACGACTTCTACCGGCTCTGGCTGGACGAGGAGATGCTCTACACCTGCGCCTACTTCCCTCGACCCGACGACAGCCTGGAAGTGGCGCAACGGGCCAAAATGGACCACGTCTGTCGCAAGCTGGGCCTGAAGCCGGGGGACCGGGTGGTGGAGGCAGGATGCGGGTGGGGCGCCCTGGCTCTGCACATGGCCCGCGCCTACGGCGCCACCGTGACCGCCTTCAACATCTCCCGGGAGCAGATACAGCACGCCCGGCGGCGCGCCGCGGAGGATGGCCTGGCCGACCGCGTGGAGTTCCGCGAGGACGACTACCGGGCCATCCGCGGGCGATTCGACGCTTTCGTTTCTGTCGGCATGGTCGAGCACGTCGGCCTCGAGAACTACCGGACGCTCGGGGAGGTCATCGATCGCTCCCTGGAGCCGCAGAGGGGCCGGGGACTCCTACACTTCATCGGCCGCAATCGTCCCGCGCCCCTGAACGCCTGGATAGAGCGGCGCATTTTTCCCGGTGCCTACCCCCCCTCTCTGACCGAGGTGGTGGACGGCGTGCTCGCTCCCTTCGACTTCTCGGTCCTCGACGTCGAGAACCTGCGTCTGCACTACGCGCGGACGATCGAACACTGGCGTCATCGCCTGGACACAGCCGCGGAGACCGTAGCCGCTCACTTCGGCGTCCCTTTCTTGCGCGCTTGGCGGTTGTACCTCGCAGGCTCGGAGGCTGCGTTCCGGAGCGGCTCGATGCAGCTCTTCCAGATCGGCTTCGCCCGCGGGGTGACGAACGAGATCCCTTGGACCCGCGCCCACCTTTATACCGACCTCATCCCCTGA
- a CDS encoding aminotransferase class I/II-fold pyridoxal phosphate-dependent enzyme, translating into MTLRFETLAVHAGPGPDGATGAVAPPIHLATNFARDPSGTPLGGHTYIRESNPTQAHLEEALAPLEGGAAALVFASGTAAAVALLQTLEPGSHVVFPDDAYYGYGVAAREFLPRWGIRASIVDMSRLSDLEKALRAETRLVLLETPSNPLMKVVDLAEAIRLVRSRGAQILVDNTFATPALQQPLGLGADVVLHSTTKYFGGHSDVQGGALVFARRDATLEAVAHVRHILGAVASPFNSWLVLRGLRTLACRMATQSASALLVAQALSHHPALSAVHYPGLESDPGHALARRQMKAFGAMLSLRLKGGLEAALRVVARAQLFVRATSLGGTESLIEQRASSEGPGSTAPPELVRLSIGLEHPEDLIADLRQALD; encoded by the coding sequence ATGACCCTGCGCTTCGAGACCCTCGCCGTGCACGCCGGCCCGGGGCCGGACGGGGCGACCGGGGCCGTGGCTCCGCCCATCCACTTGGCCACCAACTTCGCCCGCGATCCCTCCGGGACGCCCCTCGGAGGCCACACCTACATCCGCGAGTCGAACCCCACCCAGGCCCACCTCGAGGAGGCGCTGGCGCCCCTGGAGGGAGGGGCGGCGGCACTCGTCTTCGCCTCGGGCACGGCCGCCGCGGTGGCCCTCTTGCAGACGCTGGAGCCCGGATCCCACGTCGTCTTCCCGGACGACGCCTACTACGGCTACGGAGTGGCGGCCCGCGAGTTCCTGCCCCGCTGGGGCATCCGCGCCTCAATCGTAGACATGAGCCGGCTCTCGGACCTGGAAAAGGCCCTGCGGGCGGAGACGCGCCTCGTGCTCCTTGAGACCCCGTCTAACCCGCTGATGAAAGTGGTGGACCTCGCGGAGGCGATCCGCCTCGTCCGCTCCCGGGGGGCGCAGATCCTGGTGGACAACACTTTCGCCACTCCCGCCCTCCAGCAGCCCCTTGGGCTCGGGGCGGATGTCGTGCTGCACTCCACGACCAAGTACTTCGGGGGCCACAGCGACGTCCAGGGAGGCGCCCTCGTTTTCGCCCGGCGCGATGCCACCCTCGAGGCGGTCGCTCACGTGCGCCATATCCTGGGGGCGGTGGCCTCGCCCTTTAACTCCTGGCTCGTCCTGCGCGGGCTGCGCACGTTGGCCTGCCGCATGGCCACCCAGAGCGCTAGCGCCCTTCTCGTGGCCCAGGCCCTTAGCCACCATCCCGCCCTATCCGCGGTTCACTATCCTGGTCTGGAGTCGGACCCTGGTCACGCCCTGGCCCGGCGGCAGATGAAGGCTTTCGGGGCCATGCTCTCCCTGCGGCTCAAGGGCGGGCTCGAAGCCGCCCTGCGCGTGGTGGCTCGCGCTCAGCTGTTCGTGCGCGCCACCTCCCTGGGGGGGACGGAGAGCCTGATCGAGCAGCGGGCCTCCAGCGAGGGCCCGGGCTCGACGGCCCCGCCGGAGCTGGTTCGGCTCTCCATTGGCCTCGAACACCCGGAAGACCTCATCGCCGATCTCCGCCAAGCTCTCGACTGA
- the truA gene encoding tRNA pseudouridine(38-40) synthase TruA — MARFKLCLEYAGTRYRGWQVQKNARTVQGEVQRAVRAVSGRTDFELYGSGRTDAGVHALRQVAHLDLETATPPHPLRRALNDELPPDIHILSVEKVSRRFHARHGAVARSYLYQISRRRTALAQPFVWWIKDPLDVDRMRQAAGLFVGMKDFRSFSDQDADETSTRVLVDRVDLKEDGALVLIRMQGSHFIWKMVRRVVGVLAEVGRGALREEDVVRFLRERSGAPARLTAPPSGLFLERVFYPGDERDQPLQAVTNLAEGP, encoded by the coding sequence ATGGCCCGCTTCAAGCTCTGCCTCGAATACGCGGGGACGCGCTATCGAGGCTGGCAGGTCCAGAAGAACGCGCGCACCGTCCAGGGCGAGGTCCAGCGCGCGGTGAGGGCCGTGTCCGGGCGCACCGATTTCGAGCTCTACGGTTCGGGGCGGACCGATGCCGGCGTTCACGCCCTTCGGCAGGTCGCCCATCTGGACCTCGAAACGGCCACCCCTCCCCACCCCCTCCGCCGCGCTCTAAACGACGAGCTGCCCCCGGACATCCATATCCTCTCCGTGGAGAAGGTGTCGCGCCGCTTCCACGCCCGCCACGGGGCGGTGGCCCGCAGCTACCTCTATCAGATCTCGCGCCGGCGTACTGCCCTCGCCCAGCCCTTCGTATGGTGGATCAAGGATCCCCTGGACGTGGACCGCATGCGTCAGGCCGCGGGTCTCTTTGTGGGCATGAAAGACTTCCGGTCCTTCTCGGACCAGGACGCGGACGAGACATCTACCCGCGTGCTCGTCGATCGGGTTGACCTTAAAGAGGACGGCGCCCTCGTCCTCATCCGCATGCAGGGCTCCCACTTCATCTGGAAGATGGTCCGCCGAGTGGTGGGGGTGCTGGCGGAGGTGGGCCGCGGGGCTCTACGGGAAGAGGACGTGGTTCGATTCCTCCGCGAGCGCTCGGGGGCGCCCGCGCGGCTCACCGCCCCCCCCTCGGGGTTGTTCCTGGAGCGGGTCTTCTACCCGGGGGACGAGAGGGACCAACCCCTACAGGCGGTCACGAACCTGGCCGAAGGCCCTTGA
- a CDS encoding DUF2934 domain-containing protein, with protein MKENPRKKVSPPPPTGPPSADEVARRAYEIYLARGGEPGHEREDWLRAERELREQAASAKKTGRARGQSGG; from the coding sequence ATGAAGGAGAATCCTCGGAAGAAAGTCTCGCCGCCCCCGCCGACCGGGCCCCCGTCCGCGGACGAGGTCGCTCGCCGAGCGTACGAGATATACCTCGCACGCGGTGGCGAGCCTGGCCACGAGCGGGAGGATTGGCTCCGCGCGGAGAGGGAGCTCCGAGAGCAGGCTGCCTCCGCGAAGAAGACCGGGCGCGCGCGGGGGCAGAGTGGAGGTTGA
- the pdxT gene encoding pyridoxal 5'-phosphate synthase glutaminase subunit PdxT: MAVFGVLALQGDFAAHAAALREIGAPVREVRRAGDVAGLAGLALPGGESSTLLNLMQDEPWFSALERLHEEGGAFLGTCAGAILLAREVHPPQASLGFLDAGVVRNAYGRQVDSFQARIDAAALGEPLEAVFIRAPRFRALGPAVEVLARLGEEPVLVRQGRVLAATFHPELTRSRGLHRLFVEMATAPGARTPELSALRQ; this comes from the coding sequence GTGGCGGTCTTTGGCGTGCTAGCCCTGCAAGGGGACTTCGCTGCCCACGCGGCGGCCTTGCGTGAGATAGGGGCACCCGTGCGTGAGGTGCGGCGGGCGGGGGATGTGGCCGGCCTCGCCGGCCTGGCCCTGCCCGGGGGCGAGAGCTCGACACTGCTGAACCTCATGCAAGACGAGCCCTGGTTCTCGGCGCTCGAGCGACTCCATGAAGAGGGGGGGGCGTTCTTGGGCACCTGCGCCGGGGCCATCCTCCTCGCGCGCGAGGTCCATCCGCCCCAGGCCAGCTTGGGCTTTCTCGACGCCGGCGTTGTCCGCAACGCCTACGGACGACAAGTGGACTCCTTCCAGGCCCGGATCGATGCCGCTGCCCTCGGGGAGCCCTTGGAAGCGGTCTTCATCCGCGCTCCCCGCTTCCGGGCCCTGGGGCCGGCGGTGGAAGTGCTGGCCCGGCTGGGAGAGGAGCCGGTGCTCGTTCGGCAGGGCCGCGTCCTGGCCGCCACCTTCCACCCCGAGCTGACGCGATCCCGGGGCCTGCACCGCCTCTTCGTGGAGATGGCAACGGCCCCTGGCGCCCGCACCCCCGAGCTCTCGGCCCTCCGGCAATGA
- a CDS encoding MBL fold metallo-hydrolase, protein MPELRRLAFTLLALGVGGGTLAQEPDFDKVEVTTTKVAEGVYMLVGAGGNIGVSAGGDGVFLIDDQYAPLTPKIKAAVAAISDKPIRFVLNTHWHGDHTGGNKDLGEAGVLIVAHDNVRVRMSTEQFLEAFKRKIPASPEKALPVVTYDSSVTFHLNGDEIQASHVSPAHTDGDSVIHFRKANVIHAGDLFFNGFYPFIDLGSGGSFTGVIAAADRMLGMADEKTRIIPGHGPLGDRVALKEYREMLGSVRDKIEPLVRAGKTLAEVQAAKPTAAWDAKWGKGFLKPDTFTEIVYTSLSREAKPGKK, encoded by the coding sequence ATGCCTGAGCTCCGACGCCTCGCCTTCACCCTCCTCGCTCTCGGCGTCGGGGGAGGGACCCTCGCCCAAGAGCCAGACTTCGACAAGGTCGAGGTCACCACGACCAAGGTGGCGGAGGGCGTTTACATGCTCGTAGGGGCCGGGGGGAACATCGGCGTCTCCGCAGGCGGGGACGGCGTGTTCCTCATCGACGACCAATACGCTCCCTTGACCCCCAAGATCAAGGCGGCGGTGGCCGCCATCAGCGACAAGCCCATCCGTTTCGTCCTCAACACCCATTGGCACGGCGACCACACCGGCGGCAACAAGGACCTGGGCGAGGCCGGAGTCCTGATCGTGGCCCACGACAACGTGCGCGTGCGCATGAGCACTGAGCAGTTCCTCGAGGCCTTCAAGCGTAAGATCCCCGCCTCCCCCGAGAAGGCATTGCCCGTGGTCACCTATGACAGCTCCGTGACCTTCCATCTGAACGGGGACGAGATCCAGGCGAGCCATGTTTCCCCTGCCCACACCGACGGCGACTCCGTGATCCATTTCAGAAAGGCCAACGTCATCCACGCCGGCGATCTCTTCTTCAATGGCTTCTATCCTTTCATCGACCTCGGCAGCGGCGGCTCTTTCACGGGCGTGATCGCGGCCGCAGATCGGATGTTGGGAATGGCCGATGAGAAGACCCGCATCATTCCCGGCCACGGCCCCCTCGGTGACCGCGTCGCGCTCAAGGAGTACCGGGAGATGTTGGGGTCGGTGCGGGACAAGATCGAGCCGCTGGTTCGCGCCGGGAAGACCCTAGCCGAGGTGCAGGCGGCCAAGCCTACCGCGGCCTGGGATGCCAAGTGGGGCAAGGGCTTCCTGAAGCCGGACACGTTCACGGAGATCGTCTATACCAGCCTGTCCCGGGAGGCCAAGCCGGGCAAGAAATAA
- a CDS encoding PLP-dependent aminotransferase family protein, with protein sequence MTIWSPHLDKRRGPRYLAIADAIADDVASGQLKPGSRLPTHRDLADRLGVTVGTVSRGYVEAARRGLLSGEVGRGTFVRYRGTEVTPPARGDLGRPKAVDLSQNLPPPAMDEPHLRSLQDTLRSLANRADLAALLDYPAEAGNAPDREAGAAWIARTGLPARPEQVLVCGGGQHGLTTVLATLLKPGDLVLTEALTFPGLKAAANLLHLRLQGLALDDHGLRADAFAAACQSTGAKALYCVPTIQNPTGAVMPAERRREIASIAEAHRVAIVEDDLHALLPRERPLPLAALAPEISYYVTSMSKTLAPGLRIGYVLAPSAMVGRLAVNLRATTWASAPLMAAICSAWIREGTADTILESRRREAAARQALARAILGGSEYRAHPYAYHLWLSLPEPWRSDSFVAQARIRGVAVTPAEAFVVGRSSVPHAVRLCLGAARDRAELEKGLRLVVATLEGSPDAGSPIV encoded by the coding sequence ATGACAATTTGGTCACCGCACCTCGACAAGCGTCGGGGGCCCCGGTACCTCGCGATCGCGGACGCGATCGCGGACGACGTGGCCTCCGGCCAGCTCAAGCCGGGCAGCCGGCTGCCCACCCACCGTGATCTGGCTGACCGGCTAGGTGTCACGGTGGGGACAGTGAGCCGCGGTTACGTCGAGGCCGCGCGCCGGGGCCTGCTCTCGGGCGAGGTCGGCCGGGGCACGTTCGTCCGCTATCGCGGGACCGAGGTCACTCCGCCCGCCCGCGGGGACCTCGGGCGGCCCAAAGCCGTGGACCTGAGCCAGAACCTCCCGCCGCCGGCCATGGACGAGCCCCACCTGCGGAGCCTGCAGGACACGCTTCGCTCCCTCGCGAACCGGGCGGATCTCGCGGCCCTGCTCGACTATCCGGCCGAAGCGGGCAACGCCCCGGACCGTGAGGCGGGCGCGGCCTGGATCGCCCGCACCGGCCTTCCCGCACGGCCGGAGCAAGTGCTGGTCTGTGGGGGGGGCCAGCACGGTCTGACCACGGTCCTGGCCACGCTGCTCAAGCCGGGAGACCTTGTCCTCACGGAGGCCCTGACCTTCCCGGGGCTAAAGGCGGCCGCCAACCTGCTGCACCTCCGCCTGCAGGGCCTGGCCCTCGACGACCACGGTCTGCGCGCCGACGCTTTCGCGGCCGCTTGCCAAAGCACGGGGGCGAAGGCTCTCTATTGCGTGCCCACTATTCAGAATCCCACAGGGGCGGTGATGCCGGCGGAGCGGCGTCGGGAGATCGCCTCCATCGCGGAGGCCCACCGCGTGGCCATCGTGGAGGACGACCTGCACGCCCTGCTGCCGCGGGAGCGTCCGCTCCCCCTCGCCGCTCTGGCCCCGGAGATCAGCTACTACGTCACGAGCATGTCCAAGACCCTGGCCCCTGGTTTGCGCATTGGCTACGTGCTCGCGCCCTCCGCGATGGTGGGTCGGCTGGCCGTAAACCTGCGCGCCACCACCTGGGCGTCCGCACCCCTGATGGCCGCGATCTGCTCTGCCTGGATCCGGGAGGGTACGGCGGACACGATCCTGGAGTCCCGAAGGCGGGAGGCCGCGGCCCGGCAGGCCCTGGCCCGCGCGATCCTGGGGGGGAGTGAGTACCGGGCCCACCCCTACGCATACCACCTCTGGCTGTCTCTTCCGGAGCCCTGGCGGAGCGATAGTTTCGTGGCCCAGGCCCGCATCCGAGGGGTGGCCGTCACGCCCGCGGAGGCCTTCGTGGTGGGGCGCAGCAGCGTTCCCCACGCGGTCCGTCTCTGCCTGGGTGCAGCCCGCGACCGAGCCGAGTTGGAGAAGGGCCTGCGCCTGGTGGTGGCGACCCTCGAGGGCTCCCCCGACGCGGGGTCGCCGATCGTCTGA